A stretch of DNA from Cytobacillus luteolus:
CACGTAGATTACCCTTAGATGTATTAGAATTAATGGATGAATATATCGAAAATGATTTTGAAACAATCATACAAAAGAACAGTCAAACCGTATTCAATGCCTTTAGAGAAAAGTGTATAGCTAAGGGGTATTCTCCTCCAAGTTTTAAGACATTCTGCAGACGAATTAAAGACCGACCTATAAACTTACAGATAAAGAAAAGAAAGGGAACAAAGGCTGCTTATAATACAGAGCAAGTGTATTATGAATTATCCCTGACTACTCCTAGACATGGTGATAGACCATTTGAAATATGTCATATTGATCATACCGAGTTAGATATAGAGTTAATTTGTTCCGAAACTGGTGGAAGTCTTGGGAGACCTTGGATTACCTTCTTAGTAGATGCATTTTCAAGAAGGATTCTTGCCTTCTATTTAACCTTTGATGAACCGAGTTATAGATCATGTATGATGGTTTTACGTGAATGTGTTAGAAGATATTCTAGAATGCCCTCTATGATAGTGGTAGATGGAGGGAAGGAATTCCACAGTGTATATTTTGATACACTAATCGCAAGGTATAAAGGTAAGAAAATAGTTCGTCCAGGAGCGAAACCAAAGTTTGGTTCGGTTTGTGAAAGACTATTTGGAACTACAAACGAAATGTTGATCCATAATTTAATGGGAAACACCCAGATTATGAAAAATGTTAGGCAGATTACTAAAGAGGTGAATCCCAAGAAACATTCGGTATGGAACCTCGAAGAGTTATATCTTATTTTTATTAAATGGTGTTATGAGGTATATGACACAACTCCGCATAGTTCACTTGGAGAAAGTCCAAGAGAATTATATGTCAGGAGAATTGCAAAAACTGGTTCGAGGAAAAATACTTATATTAAATACGATGAAACCTTCAAAATGTTAACCTTGCCAACTACTAAAAAGGGAACTGCTAAAGTTGTTGTTGGTCAAGGTGTGAAGATAAATTATTTTTATTACTGGGCTGAAGTCTTCCTACATCCTGATGTAGAGGGAGAGAATATTCCTATAAGATATGATCCATATAATATTGGGATTGCTTATGCGTATGTTAATAATTACTGGGTGATGCTAAATTCCGAGAATTTTAGTACTTTAGCTAACAGAACAGAGAAAGAATTAAAAATTGCTACTGCTGAACTTAGAAAAAGGAAAAGACAATTCGGTCAAAAAAAGCAAATTTCAAGCAGCCAAATTGTTAAATTCCTTCAAAGTGCTGAGGAATTTGAACAAATGCAATTACAAAAATTGAAAGATAAAGCAGTACAGAGAACATTTAGGGTTATCGAGGGAGGAAATCAAAAACAAGATGATATTGTTATGAAAAAAAATAATACAAAAGAAGAAAAACAGGAAACAGCAAGCTCAAACAGAGGAAAAAATGAGGTGATAACCCAATTATCTGATGTTGTAAAATTGATGAAAGAACAGAATTCATTCCAAATATATAAGGAGCTTTAATAATGATGGAAAGGTTATTTCCGGAAGAGTTGTTAAACAGTACTCCAGCCGAAAAATCAAACTATTTTAAAATGCTAACTGTATCGCATCCTGCTTTCGAAGAAGCATATAACGATTTACTCGACCGAATTTATAGAGGAACTGAAAATTCTATTATCTTAGTCTATGGACCAACCGGTGCAGGGAAGTCAACATTAATTAAAAAGGTTAAGGAAAAGATCATTAAAGACAACTTATCCGTATTAGACAAGGATAAAGGATTGATACCATATTTGGCCGTAGAATCAGTGCCTCCAGACTCAGGAAGTTTTGATTGGAAAGATTTTTATTATCGTGCCCTTATAGAAGCAAATGAGCAATTAATTGATTATAAAATTCTACTAGAAAATAAGAATATGGATAAGAAGGTTAAGGATGAAAACAGGTCGGCTCTAAGAAGATCATTAGAGAATGTACTAATTTATAGGAAACCTAAAGCATTTATTATAGATGAGGCTCAGCATATAACCATGACTATAAGTGGAAGGAATCTTAGGAACCAAGTTAACATATTAAAGTCACTGGGGAATATCACTAAGGTTCCAATCATTTTGACAGGAACTTATGATTTACTAGCATATCGTGATTTAAACGGTCAAACGATAAGAAGAGGTACGGATATAGAGCTTAGAAGGTACCAAGCTAATAACCAAAGTGACATCGAATCATTTATTAATGTTCTTTTAGCTTTTCAGAAGCACTTAC
This window harbors:
- a CDS encoding TnsA endonuclease N-terminal domain-containing protein, producing the protein MNNIKLEKWLQDKGIPNDGMKQIQNVRRSEPSRKVKSNGKNVPGFYPSKKMGLTIQFESHKLELAGIYEKEHDPNVIEYYDQPPSFTIRYQDKEGKNRGHRYTPDFFVIEEDWIGWEEWKTEQELIVLSQKNPNRYSIDESGNWRCPPAEKHANECGLSFRIRSSKDIDWTYQRNIRFLEDYLLEQTPNICDETSSIIKKIIGDKPSISLDELLSNQSTFDADDIYTMMVLDEIYADITRYLIIDFDKFPLFLNKEAFIAYQNMKSASNTLPFKPITLDISVGNKIQWDSKIWRIINIGESVITLLSQFDEPSEIPMVVFEDLIIKGSISEIQFNNELETEEEITVLNMIRQAGEKDLEDANKKYFIVKGLLEGRSLSEYDIPDRTLRDWMKKYKDAEKVYGNGYVGLLPLRHRQGNRTRRLPLDVLELMDEYIENDFETIIQKNSQTVFNAFREKCIAKGYSPPSFKTFCRRIKDRPINLQIKKRKGTKAAYNTEQVYYELSLTTPRHGDRPFEICHIDHTELDIELICSETGGSLGRPWITFLVDAFSRRILAFYLTFDEPSYRSCMMVLRECVRRYSRMPSMIVVDGGKEFHSVYFDTLIARYKGKKIVRPGAKPKFGSVCERLFGTTNEMLIHNLMGNTQIMKNVRQITKEVNPKKHSVWNLEELYLIFIKWCYEVYDTTPHSSLGESPRELYVRRIAKTGSRKNTYIKYDETFKMLTLPTTKKGTAKVVVGQGVKINYFYYWAEVFLHPDVEGENIPIRYDPYNIGIAYAYVNNYWVMLNSENFSTLANRTEKELKIATAELRKRKRQFGQKKQISSSQIVKFLQSAEEFEQMQLQKLKDKAVQRTFRVIEGGNQKQDDIVMKKNNTKEEKQETASSNRGKNEVITQLSDVVKLMKEQNSFQIYKEL
- a CDS encoding ATP-binding protein, whose protein sequence is MMERLFPEELLNSTPAEKSNYFKMLTVSHPAFEEAYNDLLDRIYRGTENSIILVYGPTGAGKSTLIKKVKEKIIKDNLSVLDKDKGLIPYLAVESVPPDSGSFDWKDFYYRALIEANEQLIDYKILLENKNMDKKVKDENRSALRRSLENVLIYRKPKAFIIDEAQHITMTISGRNLRNQVNILKSLGNITKVPIILTGTYDLLAYRDLNGQTIRRGTDIELRRYQANNQSDIESFINVLLAFQKHLPLELEPNLIDYWDYFYSRTIGCVGILKDWLYLTLQSSLRANPLTKTLELTDFKRYELSSERCMKLLTEASYGESKLKVSDAADLELYQKLGLVQIEQENEVTVDENVKKRNKSNKKGRPVGQRKPKRDQVGNTMADAQ